The following are from one region of the Chloracidobacterium sp. genome:
- a CDS encoding helix-turn-helix transcriptional regulator: protein MNQKTKTQTLALLGVNLKAARLRAGFTQAALAERLGISVAYLSLIERGGRNPPTTTVVELARLLSTPVGDLFARAA from the coding sequence ATGAACCAGAAGACCAAGACCCAGACCCTCGCCCTCCTCGGCGTGAACCTCAAGGCCGCCCGGCTCCGCGCCGGCTTCACCCAGGCCGCGCTGGCCGAGCGGCTCGGGATCTCCGTCGCCTACCTCAGCCTCATCGAGCGCGGCGGCAGGAACCCGCCCACCACCACCGTGGTCGAGCTGGCCCGTCTTCTCAGCACCCCCGTCGGCGACCTCTTCGCCCGCGCCGCCTGA
- a CDS encoding HNH endonuclease translates to MAQGAPHRCIAPGCRELLPRGTTRCEPHAAKRATEVYERRGTTNASTYGADWRRLRARFLAGHPYCACCGLEAKHVDHVVSAREAPHRRLDATNLQALCASCHSKKTALEDGGFGRARR, encoded by the coding sequence ATGGCTCAAGGCGCACCACATCGCTGCATCGCTCCGGGCTGTCGCGAACTGCTGCCGCGCGGGACCACCAGGTGCGAGCCCCACGCGGCCAAGCGGGCGACGGAGGTCTACGAGCGGAGGGGGACGACCAACGCCTCGACCTACGGGGCGGACTGGCGAAGGCTGCGCGCCCGCTTCCTGGCTGGCCACCCCTACTGCGCCTGCTGCGGGCTGGAGGCCAAGCACGTGGACCACGTGGTCAGCGCGAGGGAGGCCCCCCACAGGCGGCTCGACGCGACCAATCTTCAGGCGCTCTGCGCCTCGTGCCACAGCAAGAAGACGGCGCTCGAGGACGGCGGCTTCGGTAGGGCACGGCGATGA
- a CDS encoding ORF6N domain-containing protein, translating into MNQIEKLKAAPMEHQGHRVITLGQMDEAHGRPEGTAKKAWQRHRARLVEGSDYFQLPGESRSPGGRMEPSILLAESGYLLLVKTFRDDLAWQVQRELVAGYFRSREGALAGADARIDRALALAQDANRTVHALTGLVSALLKDHRRRNAEAGRVLAGFRPRTRRAPRRAPAQLALLLGKKKPGAA; encoded by the coding sequence GTGAACCAGATCGAGAAGCTGAAGGCCGCGCCGATGGAGCACCAGGGCCATCGGGTCATCACCCTGGGCCAGATGGATGAGGCGCACGGCCGGCCAGAGGGCACCGCCAAGAAGGCATGGCAGCGCCACCGCGCCAGGCTGGTGGAGGGATCGGACTACTTCCAGCTGCCGGGGGAGTCTCGTTCCCCTGGTGGCCGCATGGAACCGAGCATCCTCCTGGCCGAGTCCGGCTACCTGCTACTGGTGAAGACCTTCCGCGACGACCTCGCGTGGCAGGTCCAGCGCGAGCTGGTGGCCGGCTACTTCCGCTCCAGGGAGGGGGCCCTGGCCGGCGCCGACGCCCGGATCGACAGGGCGCTTGCGCTGGCTCAGGACGCCAACCGGACCGTCCACGCCCTCACGGGCCTGGTCTCGGCCCTGCTGAAGGACCACCGGCGGCGCAACGCCGAGGCCGGCCGGGTGCTGGCCGGCTTCCGGCCGCGCACTCGCCGCGCGCCCCGGAGGGCGCCCGCCCAGCTCGCCCTCTTGCTGGGCAAGAAGAAGCCGGGGGCCGCGTGA
- a CDS encoding phage terminase small subunit P27 family, with amino-acid sequence MGALTLVGAGRPRKPTELKRRNGTYDSRSGSANEPRSASVPLPPPPEYLTKSQKIAWKRLAKLVDPLRVATAADVMAFESLVCAYVMRRDAEDSLRSDGNTSPVYECATQFGVVLRPRPEIAIIAQFDRNFAGWCTRFGLTPADRSRVAQLDQDRSSDPLDEFGAGPRGGGPHGT; translated from the coding sequence GTGGGTGCACTGACCTTGGTCGGCGCCGGGCGGCCGCGCAAGCCCACTGAGCTCAAGCGGCGCAACGGGACGTACGACTCCAGGTCGGGCAGCGCGAACGAGCCGCGCTCGGCCTCGGTGCCGCTGCCGCCGCCGCCCGAGTACCTCACCAAGAGCCAGAAGATCGCGTGGAAGCGGCTGGCCAAGCTGGTGGATCCGCTGCGGGTCGCGACGGCGGCCGACGTGATGGCCTTCGAGTCGCTGGTCTGCGCCTACGTGATGCGTCGGGATGCCGAGGATTCGCTGCGATCCGACGGCAACACGTCGCCGGTCTATGAGTGCGCGACGCAGTTTGGCGTCGTCCTGCGTCCGCGGCCCGAGATCGCGATCATCGCCCAGTTCGACCGCAACTTCGCAGGCTGGTGCACCCGGTTCGGCCTGACGCCGGCGGACCGGAGCCGGGTCGCGCAGCTCGACCAGGACCGGAGCAGCGACCCGCTCGACGAGTTCGGCGCCGGGCCACGCGGCGGCGGGCCCCATGGCACGTAG
- a CDS encoding S-adenosylmethionine-binding protein, with amino-acid sequence MAQELLDLAGGVLPTARGGWGTVCADPPWAFRDSGSRVAPDAEVRRGGAVKRLYRTMPTSWVARLPVASVVAPSAHLYLWVPSALLEDGLVVMKAWGFSLKTTVVWGKRTRHGRPAFGAGHYFRGAHELVLFGVRGRCPALSRRERTYFEAETGEHSVKPELLQDMAERVSPGPRLELFARRRRAGWTTWGDQVPAPTGEAA; translated from the coding sequence ATGGCCCAGGAGCTGCTGGACCTGGCCGGCGGGGTGCTGCCGACAGCGCGGGGTGGGTGGGGGACGGTCTGTGCCGACCCGCCATGGGCGTTCCGAGACAGCGGGAGCCGGGTAGCGCCAGACGCCGAGGTGCGCCGCGGCGGCGCCGTGAAGCGCCTCTACCGGACGATGCCCACCAGCTGGGTGGCGCGGCTGCCGGTGGCGAGCGTGGTGGCCCCCTCGGCGCACCTATACCTGTGGGTCCCCTCCGCCCTGCTCGAGGACGGCCTGGTGGTGATGAAGGCGTGGGGGTTCAGCCTCAAGACGACGGTGGTCTGGGGCAAGCGGACGAGGCACGGCCGCCCGGCCTTCGGGGCGGGGCACTACTTCCGCGGTGCCCACGAGCTGGTGCTCTTCGGGGTGCGCGGCCGCTGCCCGGCGCTGAGCCGGCGGGAGCGGACCTACTTCGAGGCGGAGACCGGGGAGCACTCGGTGAAGCCGGAGCTGCTGCAGGACATGGCGGAGCGGGTGAGCCCAGGGCCGCGGCTGGAGCTCTTCGCGCGCCGCCGGCGCGCCGGGTGGACGACGTGGGGTGACCAGGTGCCGGCGCCGACAGGGGAGGCGGCCTGA
- a CDS encoding helix-turn-helix transcriptional regulator, with product MENGSAARVESIVQRVGQRARLLREAQGLTLREVAARSGLGLGAVSEIENGKREGRIGSYERLASSLGVTLASLLSVGPHARKVRRPAA from the coding sequence ATGGAGAACGGCAGCGCGGCCCGAGTCGAGAGCATCGTCCAGCGGGTGGGGCAGCGCGCCCGCCTGCTGCGGGAGGCCCAGGGGCTGACGCTCCGGGAAGTCGCAGCGCGGTCCGGCCTCGGGCTGGGCGCCGTCAGCGAGATCGAGAACGGCAAGCGGGAGGGCCGGATCGGCAGCTACGAGCGCCTCGCCTCCTCGCTTGGGGTGACGCTCGCGAGCCTGCTGTCCGTGGGTCCTCATGCCCGCAAGGTGCGCCGTCCCGCCGCCTGA
- a CDS encoding HIRAN domain-containing protein, with protein sequence MVAGVSFEGRGEVIADHLAEHDPVVLRREPRNPYDPNAVAIHLTTSEGQKIGYVPKAMAAEMAPLLDGGLEPFAFCKRILDRGTYPIPVVVVRMEDERGQPVLPVPLVTAPAGPTSEELLAAPAAEPPVADSESWADPAPVPARTKRPGRARRTAPQPQLPLGCLLGGALVMGLVVLGVLLVKMTAGWK encoded by the coding sequence ATGGTGGCGGGCGTGAGCTTCGAGGGCCGGGGCGAGGTGATCGCGGACCACCTGGCGGAGCACGATCCGGTGGTGCTCCGCCGGGAGCCGCGCAACCCCTACGACCCCAACGCCGTCGCGATCCACCTGACTACCAGCGAGGGCCAGAAGATCGGGTACGTGCCCAAGGCCATGGCGGCGGAGATGGCCCCGCTACTCGATGGCGGGCTGGAGCCGTTCGCCTTCTGCAAGCGCATCCTGGACCGCGGGACCTACCCGATCCCGGTGGTGGTGGTGCGAATGGAGGACGAGCGGGGGCAGCCCGTCCTCCCGGTCCCGCTGGTGACGGCGCCGGCCGGCCCGACCAGCGAGGAGCTGCTGGCCGCGCCCGCCGCGGAGCCGCCCGTGGCCGACTCCGAGTCTTGGGCCGATCCTGCGCCGGTCCCCGCCCGGACAAAGCGCCCCGGGCGGGCGAGGCGGACGGCCCCTCAGCCGCAGCTACCGTTGGGGTGCCTACTCGGCGGGGCGCTGGTGATGGGGCTGGTGGTTCTTGGCGTCCTCCTGGTCAAGATGACGGCGGGCTGGAAGTAG